In the genome of Acidobacteriota bacterium, the window GCGGTCGGCGCTGCCGGCGGCCATGGCGGCGAGGGAGCCCATGCCCCGGTAGGCCTTGAAGGTACGGCCCTTGTACAGGATGGTCTCACCGGGGCTTTCCTCGGTGCCCGCCAGCAGCGAGCCGATCATCACCGAGTGAGCGCCGGCGGCCAGGGCCTTGGTGATGTCGCCGGAGAATTTGATGCCTCCGTCCGCCACCACCGGCACGCCGTGCTCGGCAGCTTCCCGGGCACACTCCATGATGGCGCTGATTTGAGGGAGTCCGGCGCCGGTGACCACCCGGGTGGTGCAGATGCTGCCCGGGCCGATGCCCACCTTGACGGCGTCGACTCCGCGCTCCGCCAGCGCCCGCACGCCCTCGGCGGTGGCCACATTGCCGGCGAGAATCTTGATCTCCGGCAGCTCCTCGCGGATGGTCTCCAGGGCTTGCAGCACCCCGCGGCTGTGGGCGTGGGAGGAGTCCATTACCAGCAGGTCCACCTTCGCCTTGACCAGTGCCCGGGCGCGCTCCAGGAAGTCGCCGGAGGTGCCCACCGCCGCTGCGACCCGCAGTCGCCCCAGCTCGTCCTTGCAGGCGGTGGGGAAGTCCATCATCTTCTGGATGTCTTTGACCGTGATCAGGCCCCGCAGGGAGCCGTCTTTCTCCACCACTAGGAGCTTCTCGATGCGGTGTTTGTGGAGCATCGCCTTGGCTTCGTCGAGGGTGGTGCCGGGGGGCACGGTGACCAGGTTCTCCTTGGTCATCAGCTCGTCGATGCGCTTGTCCTGGTTCTCCTCGAAGCGCAAGTCCCGGTTGGTCAGGATGCCCACCAGCCGGCCGTCGTCGTCGGTCACCGGCACGCCGGAGATCTTGTAGCGGGCCATCACCTCCAGCGCCTCGCGGATGCGCTGCTGGGGGTGCATGGTCACCGGATCGACGATCATGCCCGCCTCGCTGCGTTTGACTTTGTCCACCTCTTCCGCCTGGCGGTGGGCCGGCAGGTTCTTGTGGATCACCCCCATACCCCCTTCTTGAGCCATGGCGATGGCCAGACGGGACTCGGTGACGGTGTCCATGGCGGCGGAGATCAGCGGGATGTTCATGCCGATGTCCCGGCAAGCGATGGTTCCTAGAGCCACCTGGTTGGGGTGGGTTTCGGACATGCCGGGGACGATGAGAACGTCGTCGAAGGTCAGGGCCAGGGGTGGGTGGTTGTCTTGCATCATCCTCGAATCTTGGCTGGGTGAGCGGTAGCTGAATGGACGACCCGACGATCTCGGTGGATCGTTGGGTCGATCACGAAGGGCGCCTGGGACTGCTAGCCGGCGTGGGCCGCCGACGGAGCCCCGTGACATTTCTTGTACTTCTTGCCGGAACCGCAGGGACAGGGATCGTTGCGTCCGACCTTGTCACCCTGCCGAACGACCTGCTTGGGAATGGCCGAGGTGTTGCCGGCACCGGAAGCGGAGAAGCGCATGGCCGCCCGCACCTTCTCGCGGCGTTGGCGCTCCCGTTCGATCATCTCTTCCCGGCTGACCGGCTCCATGCGGTAGACGGTCTTGATCACCGTATCCTCGATGCGCTCGCGCATGGCTTCGAAGAGCTCGAAGCTCTCGCGCTTGTACTCGTTCAGCGGGTCTCGCTGACCGTAGCCGCGCAGGCCGATGCCCTCCTTGAGGTGATCGAGGGCCAGGAGGTGGTCCTTCCAGCTGGTATCCACCACCCGCAACAACACCTGCTGCTCGAGGGCGTGGATGACGTCCTCGCCGTACTCGTCCACCTTCTCCTGATATTTCTCCGCCACCAGCCGCTGGAGCTCCGTCCGCAGCTCGTCGATACCCAGCTCGGTGAGCTCCAGATCCTGCTCGTGGAGCTCGATGTCGAAGTAGGCGTTGAACTCGGTAGTCAGCTCGTCCAGCTTCCAGTCTCGGGGGTCGGATTTTTCCGGACAGTGCTGGTCGATCAGAAACTCCACCAGATCGTTGCTGGTGGTCTGGACGAATTCGTGACTGTCGTCGGTGCTCTCGAGGATGGAACGGCGCAGGCGGTAGATCTCCTCCCGCTGGCGGTTCATCACGTCGTCGTATTCGAGCAGGTGTTTGCGGATCTCGAAGTTGCGATTCTCGACCTGGGTTTGAGCCTTCTCGATAGCCCGCGAGACCATGCGGTTCTCCAGGGGCTCGCCTTCCTGCATGCCGACTCGGATCAGGCCGCGGATGCGGTCGGAGCCGAAGATGCGCATCAGATCGTCTTCCAGGGAGAGGAAGAAGCGCGAGGAGCCGGGGTCCCCCTGACGACCGGAGCGGCCGCGCAGCTGGTTGTCGATGCGGCGGGATTCGTGGCGTTCGGTGCCCAGGATGTGCAGACCGCCGAGCTCGAGGATCTCTTCCCGAGCGCCGTGGCATTTCGCTTCCGCCTCCTTCAAGGCCTCGGCGTACTCTTCCGGCTTGGTCTCCGGATCCGCTTCGGCGGCGGCCATGATCTCGGGATTGCCGCCGAGGACGATGTCGGTGCCGCGGCCGGCCATGTTGGTGGCCAGCGTCACGGCGCCGCGCCGTCCCGCCTGGGCGACGATGGAAGCCTCGCGGTCGTGATACTTGGCGTTGAGCACCACGTGGGGAACCCGCTGGCGCTTGAGCAGCTTGGAGAGCTTCTCGCTGGTTTCGATGGAGACGGTGCCCACCAGCACCGGTTGACCGGTGCTTTGGCAGTGCTGGATCTCCTCGACCACCGACTGCCACTTCTCGTCGGCGGTGCGGTAGATGAGGTCGGCGCGGTCGTCGCGGATCATCGGCCGGTTGGTGGGGATGACCACCACTTCCAATTTGTAGATCTGGCCGAACTCGGTGGATTCCGTCTCCGCCGTACCGGTCATGCCCGAGAGCTTGTCGTACATGCGGAAGTAGTTCTGGAAGGTGATGGTGGCGAGGGTTTGATTCTCGCGCTCGATCTTCACCTTCTCCTTGGCTTCCACTGCCTGGTGCAGGCCGTCGGACCACCGGCGGCCCTCCATCATGCGGCCGGTGAACTCGTCGACGATGACCACCTTGCCGTCCTTGACCAGGTAGTCCACGTCGCGCTTGAACATGTTGTGGGCTCGGAGGCCTTGGTTGACCGCGTGGAGGGCCTCCATGTTCACCGGGTCGTAGAGGTTCTCGAGGCCCAGCATGCGCTCGACGTTGGCCACGCCGTCCTCGGTGAGGGCGACGGTGTGGGCCTTCTCGTCGATGATGAAGTCGCCGGTGGTCTCCTTGGAGCCGTCCTCGTGTTCGATCTCCTCACCCTGCTTGAGTCGCGGGATGATGGCGTCGATGCGGTAGTACTTTTCCGTCGACTGCTCGGAAGGACCGGAGATGATCAGCGGCGTCCGGGCCTCGTCGATGAGGATCGAGTCCACCTCGTCGACGATGGCGAAGGCATGCCCCCGCTGCACCATGTTGGCGACCTCGAACTTCATGTTGTCCCGCAGGTAGTCGAAGCCGAACTCGTTGTTGGTGCCGTAGGTGATGTCCGCCCGATAGGCTGCCTTGCGCTCCTGGTCCCCCAGGTTGTGCTGAATGATGCCGACGGTGAGGCCGAGGAACTCGTATACCGCGCTCATCCACTCGGCGTCGCGGCTGGCCAGATAGTCGTTCACCGTCACCACGTGGACACCCTTGCCGGCGAGGGCGTTGAGGTAGACGGGGAGGGTGGCGACGAGGGTCTTGCCCTCACCGGTCTTCATCTCGGCGATCTTGCCCTGGTGGAGCACCATGCCGCCGAGGAGCTGGACGTTGAAGTGGCGCATGCCAAGGGTGCGCACGGAAGCCTCGCGGACCACGGCGAAGGCTTCGACGAGCAGATCGTCGAGGGTTTCTCCCGCCTCCAGGCGCTGGCGGAATTCGTCGGTCTTGGCTTTGAGCTGAGTATCGGAAAGGGCTTGGATCTCCGGCTCCAGAGCGTTGATGGCCTCTACGGTGGGGGCCATACGCTTGAGCTCGCGGTCGTGCTGACTGCCGAAGACCTTAGTCAGAAGCTTGTTGATCATGGATCGTGGGGCACCGTCGGGAAATTCACGGTAGGTCGAAGACGCCGTCGGCGACGGCGAGATTCGAGTCTAGCAGAAAGAAGAAGACGTGCAGGAGAAGTTGGGGCCGAGGGATTCGGCCCGGTGAGAGTCACCTGCGGGAGTCGACGGAGGCGGTGCGGGGCTGTTTGGCTCAGCGCCAGGAGACGCGGTCGAGGATGTAGCCCATGGGGTTGGTGGGCTTGCCGTCGACCCGCACCTCGTAATGCAGGTGATAGCCGGTGGAGCGGCCGGTGCTGCCGACGTAGCCGATGACCTCGCCCCGCTGCACCCGGGTACCTTCTTCCACCGCCAGCTTCGAGAGATGGCCGTAGCGGGTGTGGATGCCATAGCCGTGGGAGAGGAAGACCGACTTGCCGAGGCCGCCGTTCCAACCCGAGTGGGTGATGATGCCGTCGGCGGGGGCCCGCACCTCGGCGCCGGGGGCGGCGGAGATGTCCAGACCCTGATGGAAAGCTCGCTTGCCGGTCACTGGATCCTTGCGCAACCCGTAGGCGCTGGTGCTGATGCCACGCACCGGCAGCAGCGTGGGCATGGCGGAGATCCAGCGGGCGCGCTCGTCCAGGCGTTCGGCGACCTGGCTGAGGGTGCCGTCGAGAACGTTGACTCGGGCGTCGAGGAATTCGAGCTGCTCGAGATCCGAAGGAGCAGAGGGGAGACCGCCGATACCGGCGTCGCCGTTGTTGATGCCCGG includes:
- the secA gene encoding preprotein translocase subunit SecA, coding for MINKLLTKVFGSQHDRELKRMAPTVEAINALEPEIQALSDTQLKAKTDEFRQRLEAGETLDDLLVEAFAVVREASVRTLGMRHFNVQLLGGMVLHQGKIAEMKTGEGKTLVATLPVYLNALAGKGVHVVTVNDYLASRDAEWMSAVYEFLGLTVGIIQHNLGDQERKAAYRADITYGTNNEFGFDYLRDNMKFEVANMVQRGHAFAIVDEVDSILIDEARTPLIISGPSEQSTEKYYRIDAIIPRLKQGEEIEHEDGSKETTGDFIIDEKAHTVALTEDGVANVERMLGLENLYDPVNMEALHAVNQGLRAHNMFKRDVDYLVKDGKVVIVDEFTGRMMEGRRWSDGLHQAVEAKEKVKIERENQTLATITFQNYFRMYDKLSGMTGTAETESTEFGQIYKLEVVVIPTNRPMIRDDRADLIYRTADEKWQSVVEEIQHCQSTGQPVLVGTVSIETSEKLSKLLKRQRVPHVVLNAKYHDREASIVAQAGRRGAVTLATNMAGRGTDIVLGGNPEIMAAAEADPETKPEEYAEALKEAEAKCHGAREEILELGGLHILGTERHESRRIDNQLRGRSGRQGDPGSSRFFLSLEDDLMRIFGSDRIRGLIRVGMQEGEPLENRMVSRAIEKAQTQVENRNFEIRKHLLEYDDVMNRQREEIYRLRRSILESTDDSHEFVQTTSNDLVEFLIDQHCPEKSDPRDWKLDELTTEFNAYFDIELHEQDLELTELGIDELRTELQRLVAEKYQEKVDEYGEDVIHALEQQVLLRVVDTSWKDHLLALDHLKEGIGLRGYGQRDPLNEYKRESFELFEAMRERIEDTVIKTVYRMEPVSREEMIERERQRREKVRAAMRFSASGAGNTSAIPKQVVRQGDKVGRNDPCPCGSGKKYKKCHGAPSAAHAG
- a CDS encoding peptidoglycan DD-metalloendopeptidase family protein, translated to MALKHHTIIFVPHAQAKLRKWRVTNRQLVIAAASILFLTAFAVFISWSYFTTAFDRDRLEGLRAENQDLQQVNESFAESIGELEGRLAEYEDRTRKLAILAGLETPGINNGDAGIGGLPSAPSDLEQLEFLDARVNVLDGTLSQVAERLDERARWISAMPTLLPVRGISTSAYGLRKDPVTGKRAFHQGLDISAAPGAEVRAPADGIITHSGWNGGLGKSVFLSHGYGIHTRYGHLSKLAVEEGTRVQRGEVIGYVGSTGRSTGYHLHYEVRVDGKPTNPMGYILDRVSWR
- the guaB gene encoding IMP dehydrogenase, encoding MQDNHPPLALTFDDVLIVPGMSETHPNQVALGTIACRDIGMNIPLISAAMDTVTESRLAIAMAQEGGMGVIHKNLPAHRQAEEVDKVKRSEAGMIVDPVTMHPQQRIREALEVMARYKISGVPVTDDDGRLVGILTNRDLRFEENQDKRIDELMTKENLVTVPPGTTLDEAKAMLHKHRIEKLLVVEKDGSLRGLITVKDIQKMMDFPTACKDELGRLRVAAAVGTSGDFLERARALVKAKVDLLVMDSSHAHSRGVLQALETIREELPEIKILAGNVATAEGVRALAERGVDAVKVGIGPGSICTTRVVTGAGLPQISAIMECAREAAEHGVPVVADGGIKFSGDITKALAAGAHSVMIGSLLAGTEESPGETILYKGRTFKAYRGMGSLAAMAAGSADRYFQEDLTKMVPEGIEGMVPYKGSAHQMVSQLTGGLRSGMGLAGCSSIEELRTKARMVRISNAGLRESHPHDVHITKESPNYWVDQVSTQ